In one Lolium rigidum isolate FL_2022 chromosome 3, APGP_CSIRO_Lrig_0.1, whole genome shotgun sequence genomic region, the following are encoded:
- the LOC124701031 gene encoding zinc finger matrin-type protein 2 translates to MSGNPAGVDNTFRRKFDKEEYLERARQRERDEKDEARRGKDRGPPVQRQPLKHRDYEVDLESRLGKTQVVTPIAPLSQQAGYYCSVCECVVKDSANYLDHINGKKHQRALGMSMRVERASLEQVQKRFESLKKRKDPGTFSEQDLDERIFKQQQEEEEKKRQRREKKKEKKKELAGPNEPEDIDPDVAAMMGFGGFGTSKK, encoded by the exons ATGTCTGGCAAC CCTGCAGGTGTGGACAACACTTTCCGCAGGAAATTTGACAAGGAGGAGTACTTGGAACGAGCCCGGCAGAGAGAGCGGGATGAGAAG GATGAAGCCCGTAGAGGCAAGG ATAGGGGTCCTCCTGTGCAAAGACAACCTTTGAAGCATAGGGACTATGAAGTTGACCTTGAGTCTCGTCTTGGGAAGACCCAG GTGGTAACCCCAATCGCACCTTTGAGCCAGCAG GCTGGATACTACTGTTCAGTATGTGAGTGTGTTGTTAAAGATTCAGCTAATTATTTGGATCATATAAATGGCAAGAAGC ATCAGAGAGCATTGGGCATGTCTATGCGTGTTGAAAGGGCTTCACTCGAACAA GTTCAAAAACGGTTTGAGTCACTTAAGAAGAGGAAGGACCCAGGGACCTTTAGTGAACAAG ATTTGGATGAGAGAATATTCAAACAgcagcaagaggaggaggagaagaagcgcCAGCggagagaaaagaagaaagaaaagaag AAAGAGCTGGCTGGCCCGAATGAACCTGAGGACATTGACCCTGATGTTGCTGCTATGATGGGATTTGGCGGGTTTGGCACCTCAAAGAAGTGA
- the LOC124697833 gene encoding uncharacterized protein LOC124697833 gives MRLLSAPLGAPGESPRFSDRVVAALLRRSLLEDTTLELTVCGSPSVGQRRAICTLTLLLFSDRGAPVIDRLSHCAAASLDSASPDTTAPSLLRLTPLSRSIPRPGPYCAAAAAASCLFGCLAPPPAQPPSGHLMRPGRRALLLQRAADPSVILSSPVWMIDGTGETELREEYITMVSQIFDSEEQGYEHYNKYAKEKGFNVRLD, from the exons atgCGGCTTCTCTCGGCTCCCCTAGgtgctccgggcgaaagcccaAGATTTTCGGatcgggtggtggcggcgctcttgcgtcgttctcttcttgaagacaccaccTTGGAGCTCACGGTGTGCGGCTCCCCGTCGGTTGGTCAGCGGAG GGCAATATGCACTTTAACCCTCCTCCTGTTTTCCGATAGAGGAGCACCTGTGATCGATCGATTGAGCcactgcgccgccgcctcgctcgaTTCAGCGTCCCCGGACACCACTGCGCCGTCGCTGCTTCGCCTCACCCCGTTGTCTCGCTCGATTCCACGGCCCGGGCCctactgcgccgccgccgccgccgcatcttgCCTTTTTGGCTGCCTCGCGCCGCCACCTGCTCAGCCGCCGTCTGGGCACCTCATGCGTCCTGGTCGAAGGGCCCTTCTTCTCCAACGTGCGGCTGACCCGTCCGTTATCTTATCGTCGCCT GTTTGGATGATTGATGGTACTGGCGAAACAGAGCTGAGAGAAGAATATATTACGATGGTCAGTCAAATATTTGATAGCGAAGAACAAGGTTACGAGCACTACAACAAATATGCGAAAGAGAAAGGGTTCAATGTGAGATTGGACTAG